From a region of the Ovis aries strain OAR_USU_Benz2616 breed Rambouillet chromosome 2, ARS-UI_Ramb_v3.0, whole genome shotgun sequence genome:
- the LOC101106658 gene encoding LOW QUALITY PROTEIN: interferon tau (The sequence of the model RefSeq protein was modified relative to this genomic sequence to represent the inferred CDS: substituted 1 base at 1 genomic stop codon), with the protein MDLVLSVLTALVLVSYSPGGSLACDLSQNHVLVGSQNLRLLARKNRLSPHSCRXDRKGFGFPQQMAEGDQLQEVQTISVLHEMLQQSFSLFHTECSFAALDPTLVEQLRTGLHEQMEDFHACLGQVMGEEASALGRMGPTLALNKYFHGIHVYLKEEEYSDCAWDIIRVEIIRALSSSSSLYKRLKKTDGDLNSP; encoded by the coding sequence ATGGATTTGGTGCTCTCTGTACTGACGGCCCTGGTGCTGGTCAGCTACAGCCCGGGAGGATCTCTGGCCTGTGATCTGTCTCAGAACCACGTGCTGGTTGGCAGCCAGAACCTCAGGCTCCTGGCCCGAAAGAACAGACTCTCCCCTCACTCCTGTCGGTAGGACAGAAAAGGCTTCGGTTTCCCCCAGCAGATGGCAGAGGGTGACCAGCTCCAGGAGGTCCAGACCATCTCTGTGCTCCACGAGATGCTCCAGCAGAGCTTCAGCCTCTTCCACACAGAGTGCTCCTTTGCTGCCTTGGACCCCACCCTCGTGGAGCAGCTCCGCACTGGACTCCATGAGCAGATGGAGGACTTCCATGCCTGCCTGGGGCAGGTGATGGGAGAGGAAGCCTCTGCCCTGGGAAGGATGGGCCCCACTCTGGCCTTGAACAAGTACTTCCATGGAATCCATGTCTACCTGAAAGAGGAAGAATACAGTGACTGCGCCTGGGATATCATCAGAGTGGAGATAATAAGAGCCCTCTCTTCATCAAGCAGCTTGTACAAACGGTTAAAAAAGACGGATGGAGATCTGAACTCACCTTGA
- the IFNT5 gene encoding interferon tau-5 precursor (The RefSeq protein has 6 substitutions compared to this genomic sequence), with protein MAFVLSLLMALVLVSYGPGGSLGCYLSQRLMLDAKENLKLLDRMNRLSPHSCLQDRKDFGLPQEMVEGDQLQKDQAFPVLYEMLQQSFNLFYTEHSSAAWDTTLLEQLCTGLQQQLDHLDTCRDQVMGEKDSELGNVDPIVTVKKYFQGIHDYLQEKGYSDCAWEIVRVEMMRALTVSTTLQKRLTKMGGDLNSP; from the coding sequence ATGGCCTTCGTGCTCTCTCTACTGATGGCCCTGGTGCTGGTCAGCTATGGCCCAGGAGGATCTCTGGGTTGTTACCTATCTCAGAGACTCATGCTGGATGCCAGGGAGAACCTCAAGCTCCTGGACCGAATGAACAGACTCTCCCCTCATTCCTGTCTGCAGGACAGAAAAGACTTTGGTCttccccaggagatggtggagggcgACCAGCTCCAGAAGGACCAGGCCTTCCCTGTGCTCTACGAGATGCTCCAGCAGAGCTTCAACCTCTTCTACACAGAGCACTCCTCTGCTGCCTGGGACACCACCCTCCTGGACCAGCTCTGCACTGGACTCCAACAGCAGCTGGACCACCTGGACACCTGCAGGGGTCAAGTGATGGGAGAGGAAGACTCTGAACTGGGTAACATGGACCCCATTGTGACCGTGAAGAAGTACTTCCAGGGCATCTATGACTACCTGCAAGAGAAGGGATACAGCGACTGCGCCTGGGAAATCGTCAGAGTCGAGATGATGAGAGCCCTCACTGTATCAACCACCTTGCAAAAAAGGTTAACAAAGATGGGTGGAGATCTGAACTCACCTTGA